One Microbacterium trichothecenolyticum DNA window includes the following coding sequences:
- a CDS encoding MerR family transcriptional regulator, which yields MTSNGESIGEAAARFGLDTHVLRYWEDEGLLRPDRDAAGRRRFHDDDSVRIAVILRNKAAGLSLEQIRVLLDEGAPDRHRVLEEHVAELDRRAADIAQARAMTEHALRCRAHDITQCPRFRRHVDDVLSGEARWLLLHTEPAHGAVHSAPPDGTRAN from the coding sequence ATGACGTCGAACGGGGAGAGCATCGGCGAGGCCGCGGCGCGGTTCGGGCTCGACACCCACGTGCTGCGGTACTGGGAGGACGAGGGCCTGCTGCGTCCGGACCGGGATGCCGCGGGCCGGCGCCGCTTCCACGACGACGACAGCGTGCGTATCGCGGTGATCCTGCGCAACAAGGCCGCCGGACTGTCACTGGAACAGATCCGCGTGCTGCTGGACGAGGGCGCCCCCGACCGCCACCGCGTGCTCGAGGAGCACGTCGCCGAGCTCGACCGGCGTGCCGCCGACATCGCCCAGGCGCGCGCGATGACCGAGCACGCGCTGCGCTGCCGGGCGCACGACATCACGCAGTGCCCGCGATTTCGCCGGCACGTCGACGACGTGCTGTCGGGCGAGGCGCGCTGGCTGCTCCTCCACACCGAGCCGGCGCACGGCGCCGTCCACAGCGCGCCGCCCGACGGGACGCGCGCGAACTAG
- a CDS encoding ATP-dependent DNA helicase has product MTTPPLSAEQQALFRLIEDTREHVFVTGRAGTGKSTLLQHLAWNTKKQIAVCAPTGVAALNVEGQTIHSLFRLPIGLIANGDIDQNDATRKILNAIDTLVIDEISMVNADLMDAIDRSLRQARGRRSEPFGGTQIVMFGDPYQLAPVPPRGDEARYIADHYRSFWFFDAKVWSGESASDGLIDIGRHGAELHVNELVEIHRQSDPGFKTLLNAVRYGRVTAEMAGILNTAGARTPPHPADGEHPIITLATRNDRVNTINRRHLDELVGRTQTAAAEISGDFGRGEANYPAEMELTLKVGAQVMFLRNDGAQFGEAPRWVNGTIGTVTRIAGDSVRVEVDGVAHDVEPAVWERYRYAYDPGTKSLSREIVAEFTQFPLRLAWAVTIHKSQGKTYDRAVVDLGAGAFAPGQTYVALSRLTSLDGLYLSRPLRPSDIRVDEDVRRFMKQAWLGRQQAAAQAT; this is encoded by the coding sequence GTGACCACGCCGCCCCTCTCCGCCGAACAGCAGGCGCTGTTCCGGCTGATCGAGGACACCCGCGAGCACGTCTTCGTCACCGGCCGCGCCGGCACGGGCAAGTCGACGCTGCTGCAGCACCTGGCCTGGAACACGAAGAAGCAGATCGCCGTGTGCGCGCCGACCGGGGTGGCGGCGCTGAACGTCGAGGGCCAGACGATCCACTCGCTGTTCCGGCTGCCGATCGGCCTGATCGCGAACGGCGACATCGACCAGAACGACGCCACCCGGAAGATCCTCAACGCGATCGACACGCTCGTGATCGACGAGATCTCGATGGTCAACGCCGACCTGATGGATGCCATCGACCGATCGCTCCGTCAGGCCCGCGGCCGCCGCTCCGAACCGTTCGGCGGCACGCAGATCGTCATGTTCGGCGACCCCTATCAGCTGGCACCCGTCCCGCCGCGCGGTGACGAGGCGCGCTACATCGCCGACCATTACCGCTCGTTCTGGTTCTTCGACGCGAAGGTGTGGTCGGGGGAGTCCGCCAGCGACGGGCTCATCGACATCGGCCGACACGGTGCCGAGTTGCATGTCAACGAGCTCGTCGAGATCCACCGGCAGTCCGACCCCGGATTCAAGACGCTGCTGAACGCGGTGCGGTACGGGCGCGTCACGGCCGAGATGGCCGGCATCCTGAACACCGCCGGAGCCCGCACGCCCCCGCACCCGGCCGACGGCGAGCATCCGATCATCACGCTCGCGACCCGCAACGATCGGGTGAACACCATCAACCGTCGCCATCTCGACGAGCTCGTCGGGCGCACGCAGACGGCCGCCGCCGAGATCTCCGGAGACTTCGGTCGCGGCGAGGCCAACTATCCCGCCGAGATGGAGCTCACGCTGAAGGTGGGGGCGCAGGTGATGTTCCTGCGCAACGACGGAGCGCAGTTCGGCGAGGCGCCCCGCTGGGTCAACGGCACCATCGGCACGGTCACGCGCATCGCCGGCGACAGCGTGCGCGTCGAGGTCGACGGCGTCGCGCACGACGTCGAGCCCGCCGTGTGGGAGAGGTACCGCTACGCCTACGATCCGGGCACCAAGAGTCTCTCGCGCGAGATCGTCGCGGAGTTCACGCAGTTCCCCCTGCGGCTGGCGTGGGCCGTGACGATCCACAAGTCGCAGGGCAAGACGTACGATCGCGCGGTGGTCGACCTCGGGGCGGGGGCCTTCGCACCGGGCCAGACCTACGTCGCCCTCAGCCGCCTCACCTCGCTCGACGGGCTGTATCTCTCGCGTCCGCTCCGCCCCAGTGACATCCGGGTCGACGAAGACGTGCGCCGCTTCATGAAGCAGGCCTGGCTCGGCCGGCAGCAGGCGGCTGCTCAGGCGACCTGA
- a CDS encoding biliverdin-producing heme oxygenase has protein sequence MSVVVPFSAALRERASSAHSTDECDGFMTDLLTGAGTRDDYIALIAQQWFIYAALEEAGIRMRRDPVASVFLSDKLTRLPALEADLAFLLGPNWRDAITPLPTTQAYVSRIRRVAATWPGGFVAHHYTRFLGDLSGGPFIGRLMQRRFGFETNGIGFYLFGDIADPKAFKSVYREQLDTAPWDDDEKERVIAEVLVAYRFNTELFADLARAKAAQVA, from the coding sequence ATGAGCGTCGTCGTCCCGTTCTCCGCCGCCCTGCGGGAGCGCGCCAGCAGCGCCCACTCCACCGACGAGTGCGACGGGTTCATGACCGATCTGCTGACCGGTGCCGGCACGCGCGACGATTACATCGCGCTCATCGCCCAGCAGTGGTTCATCTACGCCGCCCTCGAAGAGGCCGGCATCCGCATGCGCCGCGACCCCGTGGCATCCGTGTTCCTGAGCGACAAGCTCACGCGGCTTCCCGCCCTCGAGGCCGACCTCGCCTTCCTGCTCGGTCCCAACTGGCGCGATGCCATCACGCCGCTGCCGACGACCCAGGCCTACGTCTCGCGCATCCGCCGGGTGGCGGCGACCTGGCCCGGCGGCTTCGTCGCCCACCACTACACGCGCTTTCTCGGCGACCTGTCGGGGGGCCCGTTCATCGGGCGACTCATGCAGCGACGCTTCGGATTCGAGACGAACGGCATCGGCTTCTACCTGTTCGGCGACATCGCCGACCCGAAAGCGTTCAAGAGCGTCTACCGCGAACAGCTCGACACCGCCCCATGGGACGACGACGAGAAGGAGCGCGTGATCGCCGAGGTGCTCGTGGCCTACCGCTTCAACACCGAGCTCTTCGCCGATCTCGCCCGCGCGAAGGCTGCTCAGGTCGCCTGA